The Pseudomonas benzenivorans region CTATTAGCCCCGCACATTGCTGGACGCCAGGTGGCCATAGTCACCAATGAAACGGTGGCGCCGCTTTATCTGCGTGCCCTCGAGTCGGTACTGGGCGGTTACATGCTGACCTCCGTGGTTCTGCCCGACGGCGAGGCATTCAAGACCTGGGAAACCCTGCAGAAGATCTTCGATGCCATGCTGACGGCGCGGCATGATCGGCGCACCACGGTCATCGCCTTGGGTGGTGGCGTGATCGGCGATATGGCGGGCTTTGCCGCGGCTTGTTACCAGCGTGGGGTCAATTTCATTCAGGTCCCGACGACCTTGCTGTCACAGGTGGACTCCTCGGTCGGGGGGAAGACAGGGATCAACCACCCGCTCGGCAAGAACATGGTCGGTGCCTTCTATCAGCCTCGGGCGGTGTTGATCGATACTGCCAGTCTGAACACCTTGCCGGCGCGGGAGTTGTCCGCGGGTCTGGCGGAGGTGATCAAGTACGGTTTGATCTGCGATGCGGACTTCCTTGTCTGGCTTGAGCAAAACATGGCGGCGTTGCGGGCGCTCGATCAGTCGGCATTGACCGTAGCCATCGAGCGCTCCTGCGCGGCCAAGGCGCGAGTGGTCGGTGCCGATGAGCGCGAGTCGGGAGTGCGGGCCACGCTGAATCTGGGGCATACCTTCGGGCATGCCATCGAGACTCATCAGGGCTATGGCGTCTGGCTGCATGGCGAAGCGGTGGCGGCGGGTACCGTGATGGCCTTGGAGATGTCGAGGCGTCTTGGTTGGATTTCGACCGCCGATCGTGACCGGGCGGTGCGCCTGTTCCAGGCGGCCGGTTTGCCGGTGGTGCCGCCGGCAGACATGACGCCGGACGATTTTCTTGAGCACATGGCCATCGATAAGAAAGTGCTCGACGGGCGCTTGCGCTTGGTTCTGCTGCGTCAGCTGGGTGAGGCGGTAGTGACCGGCGATTATCCGCACGAGATATTGCACGCCACCCTCGCGACCGATTACGTGGCGCTGGTGGATCAGTTAAAACACTAATGAGTGCCCCATGACCAGTCTGCACGCTGACGAGGCTTTCCTCGATCACTACCACTTCAGCCATGACCCCTTCGCAGCTCGGGTGCCCGGCTTCAAGTTTTTTCCCGCTCAGCGCAAGCCGGTGCTGGGGCAGCTGCATCACCTCGCGCGTTACAGCCAGCTGCTGTTGGTGGTGACCGGCCCGCAAGGCAGCGGTAAGACGCTTCTGCGCCAGGCGTTGGTGGCCAGCACCAACAAGCAGGCCGTTCATTGCGTGGTGGTCTCTGCGCGGGGCGCAGTCGAGCCTGGGGCTGTGTTGCGCCAGGTTGCCCAGGGTTTGCAGGTTCAGCAGGCCGAGTTGACAGCCATCCTGAAGCAGATCGGGCAGATGGCCTTGACCGGGCAAGAGGTCTATGTGCTGGTCGACGACGCGGAGCAGCTCGGCGATGCCGCATTGGCGAGCTTGCTGACGCTGGCCGAGGGTGACGGGGAGGGGCGTGCCCATGTGTTCCTGTTTGCCGAGCCGCAGCTGGTCGAGCGACTGGAGGCGCTGGTCGAGGGGGAGGAGTGTTTCCATGCGCTCGCGTTGCAGCCTTATGCCGAGGATGAGACCCGCGAATACCTGGTGCAGCGCCTGGAGGGGGCTGGGCAGGGTTTGGAGCTGCTTTCGGATGAGCAGGTGCTGGATGTGCATCGCCGTTCGGGAGGGTGGCCGGGCGGCATCAACGAGGTGGCGCGTGAGGTTCTTGTCGAGGCCATGCTGGCCAGGCGGGGAGCTAAGCGGCGTGCGGGGCTGAACCTGCCGAAAAAGCATCTGCTGGCACTAGCTGTGGTGGGGATTGGCGTGCTGGCTGCCTGGCTGATGCAGGGGAGCTCGACTGGTGAGGTGGTCGGGCCGACTACGGCTCAGCTGCCGCTAGGTCAGATAGGGCAGCCCGGCGTGGAGGGGGTTGTGCCCGCGCCTGCTGTCGAGGTGGTTTCAGGGGGCGCGCCGGCCATCGAGTTTGCGGGCGCCAGCCAGCCGTTGCCGCTGCCGTTGGTGGGAGAGGCGCAGCCGGTCATTCGCCAGCCTCTGGCGCAGGCAGCGGGTGCTGGCTCGGCTGAAGAGGTCGATGAGGCGCAGGGGGCTGCTGGTGTGAGTGTCGAGGTGTCGCCGGTGTCGCCGGTGTCGGGCGCGCCTGCCCCTTCGCAGCCCGCTGTCGCCGCAGTTGCTCCAGCAGTGGTCGAGGCGCCAGCGACGGCTAGTGTTGCTCCTGCTCCTGCTCCTGCTCCTGCTCCTGCGGTAAAGCCGAAAGAGGTGCCCGCGACGGCAGGCAAGGTGGAGGGAGCTGCAGGGTGGTATGCTGCGCAGGCGGCGTCACGCTATACCTTGCAGATTCTGGGGGCGCGCGCAGAGAGCAGTGCTCAGGCCTTTGTGCGCCAGCACGGGGCGGACTACCACTACTTCAAGAAGCTGCATCAGGGGCGGCCGCTGTATGTGGTGACCTACGGCAGCTTTGTCTCCCGCGAAGCGGCTCAGGCGGCGCTCAAGGCTTTGCCGGCCAAGGTGCAGGCGGGCGGCCCCTGGCCTCGCACCTTTGCCAGCATCAAGCAGGAAATTGCCTCGGCTCGTTAGATGCTTCGGTCTGCGGAATGATGACCGCTCGGTCGATAGCATGATCGATCGGTCACTTCCTTCGCTTTTGCGACAAAAGCTTTCAATGGCTCGCCACGAAGATTTGTGACGGCCCAGGCAGATATGTACAATGACCTCCCTTTTGCCTGCGCAAAGCCGGGGCTTTGTCCTGCGCGCCTGGTAAGTGGTTGAATTTGAAAGCAATTGCCTTGAAAAAGGCAGTCTGGTGAGAGTCCCTATGAAAGCAGGTTTGTACCGTCCTGATGAGTTCAAGGATAACTGCGGCTTCGGCCTGATCGCCCATATGCAGGGCGAGGCGAGCCATCACCTGCTGCAGACCGCCATTGAAGCTCTGACATGCATGACCCATCGCGGTGGGATCAACGCCGATGGCAAGACCGGCGATGGCTGCGGCCTGCTGATCCAGAAGCCGGATGCCTTCCTGCGCGCCGTGGCCCAGGAGCATTTCGCCGTCGACCTGCCCGCGCAGTACGCCGTGGGCATGGTGTTCCTCAATCAGGACCCGGCCAAGGCCGAGGCCGCCCGCGAGAACATGAATCGCGAGATTCTCGCTGCAGGCTTGCAGCTGATCGGCTGGCGCAAGGTGCCGGTCGATACCAGCGTGCTCGGCCGTCTGGCGCTGGAGCGCCTGCCGCAGATCGAGCAGGTGTTCGTCGGCGGGGAGGGTCTCAGCGACCAGGACTTCGCAATCAAGCTGTTCAGCGCCCGGCGCCGCTCCTCCGTGGCCAACGCTGCTGACGTCGAGCACTACATCTGCAGCTTCTCGCACAAGACCATCATCTACAAAGGCCTGATGATGCCGGCCGACCTGCAGCAGTTCTACCCGGACTTGGGTGACGAGCGTCTGCAGACCGCCATCTGCGTGTTCCACCAGCGCTTCTCCACCAATACCCTGCCGAAGTGGCCGCTGGCGCAACCGTTCCGCTTCCTCGCCCACAACGGCGAGATCAACACCATCACCGGCAACCGCAACTGGGCCCAGGCCCGTCGCACCAAGTTCGCCAACGAGCTGATCGGCGACCTGGACGAGCTGGGCCCACTGGTCAACCGCGTCGGCTCCGACTCCTCGAGCATGGACAACATGCTCGAGCTGATGGTCACCGGCGGCATCGACCTGTTCCGCGGCGTGCGCATGATCATTCCGCCGGCCTGGCAGAACGTCGAGACCATGGACGCCGACCTGCGCGCGTTCTACGAATTCAACTCCATGCACATGGAGCCCTGGGACGGCCCGGCCGGCGTGGTGCTGACCGATGGTCGCCACGCCGTCTGCCTGCTCGACCGTAACGGCCTGCGTCCGGCGCGCTGGGTCACCACCAAGAACGGCTACATCACCCTGGCGTCGGAAATCGGCGTGTGGGACTACCAGCCCGAGGACGTGATTGCCAAGGGCCGGGTCGGTCCGGGGCAGATCCTCGCGGTGGACACCGAAACCGGCCAGGTGCTGACCACCGACGACATCGACAACCGCCTGAAGTCGCGTCACCCCTACAAGCAGTGGCTGCGCAAGCATGCCCAGCGCATCCAGGCGACCCTGGAAGACCGTGACCACGGTTCGGCCTTCTACGATGCCGACCAGCTCAAGCAATACATGAAGATGTACCAGGTCACCTTCGAGGAGCGTGACCAGGTGCTGCGTCCGCTCGGCGAGCAGGGCCAGGAAGCGGTTGGTTCCATGGGTGACGACACGCCGATGGCGGTGCTGTCGCAGCGCGTGCGCTCGCCGTACGACTATTTCCGCCAGCAGTTCGCCCAGGTCACCAACCCGCCGATCGACCCGCTGCGCGAAGCCATCGTCATGTCCCTGGAAGTCTGCCTGGGCGCCGAGCGCAACATCTTCAGCGAGTCGCCGGAGCATGCGGCGCGGGTGATCCTCAGCAGCCCGGTGATCTCGCCGGCCAAGTGGCGCGCGCTGATGACCCTGGAGCGTCCGGGCTTCGAGCGCCAGCTGATCGACATGAACTACGACGAGACCCTCGGGCTCGAGGCGGCCGTGCGCAACATGGCCGACCAGGCCGAGGAGGCGGTGCGCGGCGGCAAGGTGTTGCTGGTGCTGACCGACCGGCATATCGCCCCAGGCAAGCTGCCGGCTCACGCGGCGCTGGTCACCGGCGCGGTACACCACCGCCTGGTGGAGAAGGGCCTGCGTTGCGACTGCAACATCCTGGTGGAAACCGCCACCGCCCGCGACCCGCACCACTATGCGGTGCTGCTCGGCTTCGGTGCCTCGGCGGTCTACCCGTTCCTGGCCTACGAAGTGCTCGGCGACCTGATCCGCACCGGCGAGGTGCTGGGCGACCTGTATGAGGTGTTCAAGCACTACCGCAAGGGCATCTCCAAGGGCCTGTTGAAGATCCTCTCGAAGATGGGTATCTCGACCATGGCCTCCTACCGCGGCGCCCAGCTGTTCGAGGCCGTCGGCCTGGCCGACGAGGTCACCGAGCTGTGCTTCCGTGGCGTCGCCAGCCGCATCAAGGGCGCGCGCTTCGCCGACCTCGAGGCCGAGCAGAAGCTGCTGGCGGGCGAGGCCTGGAACAACCGCAAGGCGATCCAACAGGGCGGCTTGCTCAAGTTCGTCTACGGCGGCGAGTACCACGCCTACAACCCGGATGTGGTCAGCACCCTGCAGGCTGCCGTGCAGCAGGGCAGCTACGAGAAGTACAAGGAGTACAGTGCCCTGGTCGACACCCGTCCGGTGTCGATGATCCGCGACCTGCTCAAGCCCAAGCTGGCCGAACAGCCGCTGGCGCTGGACGAGGTCGAGCCGCTGGCGTCCATCTTCCAGCGCTTCGACTCCGCGGGCATCTCCCTCGGCGCCTTGTCGCCCGAGGCCCACGAGGCCATCGCCGAGGCGATGAACCGCCTCGGCGCGCGTTCCAACTCCGGCGAGGGCGGCGAAGATCCGGCCCGCTACGGCACCGCGCGCAGCTCGAAGATCAAGCAGGTGGCCACCGGCCGTTTCGGCGTGACCCCGGAGTACCTGGTCAACGCCGAGGTGCTGCAGATCAAGGTGGCCCAGGGCGCCAAGCCCGGCGAGGGCGGCCAGCTGCCGGGCGGCAAGGTCAACGGCCTGATCGCCCGCCTGCGCTACGCGGTGCCGGGCGTCACCCTGATCTCGCCGCCGCCGCACCACGACATCTACTCGATCGAAGACCTGGCGCAGCTGATCTTCGACCTCAAACAGGTCAACCCCCAGGCCCTGGTGTCGGTCAAGCTGGTGGCCGAGGCCGGCGTGGGTACCATCGCCGCCGGCGTGGCCAAGGCCTATGCCGACCTGATCACCATCTCCGGCTACGACGGCGGTACCGGCGCCTCGCCGCTGACCTCCATCCGCTACGCCGGCGCGCCCTGGGAACTGGGCCTGGCCGAGACCCATCAGACCCTGCGCGGCAACGACCTGCGCGGCAAGGTGCGGGTGCAGACCGACGGCGGCCTGAAGACCGGCCTGGACGTGATCAAGGCGGCCATCCTCGGTGCCGAGAGCTTCGGCTTCGGCACCGCGCCGATGATCGCCCTGGGCTGCAAGTACCTGCGTATCTGCCACCTGAACAACTGCGCCACCGGCGTGGCCACGCAGAACGACAAGCTGCGCAAGGACCACTTCATCGGCACGGTCGAGATGGTGATGAACTTCTTCACCTACGTCGCCGAGGAAACCCGCGAGTGGCTGGCCAAGCTGGGCGTGCGCAGCCTGCAGGAGCTGATCGGTCGCACCGACCTGCTCGAAGTGCTGCCGGGCGAGACCGCTAAGCAGGGCAACCTGGACCTCAGCCCGCTGCTCGGCAGCGCGCACATCCCGGCCGACAAGCCGCAGTTCTGCGAGGTGGAGAAGAACCCGCCGTTCGACCAGGGGTTGCTGGCCGAGAAGATGGTCGAGCTGGCCAAGCCGGCCATCGATGCGGCCAGCGGCGGCGAGTTCGCGCTGGACATCTGCAACTGCGACCGTTCCATCGGCGCCCGCGTGTCCGGCGAGATCGCACGCAAGCATGGCAACCAGGGCATGGCCAAGGCGCCGATCACCTTCCGCTTCAAGGGCACCGCGGGGCAGAGCTTCGGCGTGTGGAACGCCGGCGGCCTGAACCTGTACCTGCAGGGCGACGCCAACGACTACGTGGGCAAGGGCATGACCGGCGGCAAGCTGGTGATCACCCCGCCAGCGGGCAGCCCGTTCGCCACCCAGGACAGCGCCATCATCGGCAACACCTGCCTGTACGGCGCCACCGGCGGCAAGCTGTTCGCCGCCGGCACCGCGGGCGAGCGCTTCGCCGTGCGCAACTCCGGCGCCCACACCGTGGTGGAAGGCACCGGCGACCACTGCTGCGAATACATGACCGGCGGTTTCGTCTGCGTGCTGGGCAAGACCGGTTACAACTTCGGCTCCGGCATGACCGGCGGCTTCGCCTACGTGCTCGACCTGGACAACAGTTTCTACGACAAGGTCAACCACGAGCTGGTGGAGATCCAGCGGATCAACAACGAGGCGATGGAGGCTTATCGCAGCCACCTGCAGCGCGTGCTGGCCGAGTACGTCGAGGAAACCGCCAGCGAGTGGGGCCGTACCCTGCTGGAAAACCTGGACGACTACCTGCGCAAGTTCTGGTTGGTCAAGCCGAAGGCCGCGAGCCTGAAGACGCTGCTCTCCAGCACCCGTGCCAACCCGCAATGATTTGCGCCTGCAGTAGTTTGATGAGGTTTTGAAATGACTGAACGTCTGAATAACGACTTCCAGTTCATCGAAGTCGGGCGCAAAGACCCGAAGAAGAAGCTGTTGCGTCAGCGCAAGAAGGAGTTCGTCGAGATCTACGACAGCTTCAAACCGGCCCAGGCCTCCGAACAGGCTCACCGTTGCCTGGGTTGCGGCAACCCCTATTGCGAATGGAAGTGCCCGGTGCACAACTTCATTCCCAACTGGCTGAAGCTGGTCTCCGAGGGCAACATCCTCGCCGCCGCCGAACTGTCCCACCAGACCAACACATTGCCGGAGGTCTGCGGCCGGGTCTGCCCGCAGGATCGTCTGTGCGAGGGTGCCTGCACCCTCAACGACGGCTTCGGCGCAGTGACCATCGGCTCGGTGGAGAAGTACATCACCGACACCGCCTTCGCCATGGGCTGGCGCCCGGACATGTCCAAGGTCAAGCCGACCGGCAAGCGCGTCGCGGTGATCGGCGCCGGCCCGGCGGGCCTGGGCTGTGCCGACGTGCTGGTGCGCAACGGTGTGACCCCGGTGGTGTTCGACAAGAACCCGGAAATCGGCGGCCTGCTGACCTTCGGCATTCCCGAGTTCAAGCTCGAGAAGACCGTGATGAGCAATCGCCGCGAGGTCTTCAGCGGCATGGGCATCGAGTTCCGCCTCAACACCGAGGTGGGCACCGATGTGACCATGGAGCAGCTGCTCGCCGAGTACGATGCCGTGTTCATGGGCATGGGCACCTACACCTACATGAAGGGCGGCTTCCCGGGCGAGGACCTGCCGGGCGTCTACGATGCGCTGGACTTCCTGATCGCCAACGTCAACCGTAACCTCGGTTTCGAGAAGGCGCCGGAAGACTTTATCGACATGAAGGGCAAGCGCATCGTCGTACTCGGGGGCGGCGACACCGCCATGGACTGCAACCGCACCTCGATCCGCCAGGGCGCCAAGAGCGTGACCTGCGCCTACCGCCGCGACGAAGACAACATGCCGGGCTCGCGCAAGGAAGTGAAGAACGCCAAGGAAGAGGGCGTGAAGTTCCTGTTCAATCGCCAGCCGATCGCCATCGTCGGCGAGGACAAGGTGGAGGGCGTCAAGGTGGTCGAGACCCGTCTCGGCGAACCGGATGCCCGCGGCCGCCGCAGCCCCGAGCCGATCCCCGGCTCCGAGGAAGTCATCCCGGCCGAAGCCGTGCTGATCGCCTTCGGCTTCCGCCCCAGCCCGGCGCCCTGGTTCGAGCAGTTCGA contains the following coding sequences:
- the aroB gene encoding 3-dehydroquinate synthase, translating into MQTLQVDLGERSYPIYIGADILARPDLLAPHIAGRQVAIVTNETVAPLYLRALESVLGGYMLTSVVLPDGEAFKTWETLQKIFDAMLTARHDRRTTVIALGGGVIGDMAGFAAACYQRGVNFIQVPTTLLSQVDSSVGGKTGINHPLGKNMVGAFYQPRAVLIDTASLNTLPARELSAGLAEVIKYGLICDADFLVWLEQNMAALRALDQSALTVAIERSCAAKARVVGADERESGVRATLNLGHTFGHAIETHQGYGVWLHGEAVAAGTVMALEMSRRLGWISTADRDRAVRLFQAAGLPVVPPADMTPDDFLEHMAIDKKVLDGRLRLVLLRQLGEAVVTGDYPHEILHATLATDYVALVDQLKH
- a CDS encoding SPOR domain-containing protein, with the protein product MTSLHADEAFLDHYHFSHDPFAARVPGFKFFPAQRKPVLGQLHHLARYSQLLLVVTGPQGSGKTLLRQALVASTNKQAVHCVVVSARGAVEPGAVLRQVAQGLQVQQAELTAILKQIGQMALTGQEVYVLVDDAEQLGDAALASLLTLAEGDGEGRAHVFLFAEPQLVERLEALVEGEECFHALALQPYAEDETREYLVQRLEGAGQGLELLSDEQVLDVHRRSGGWPGGINEVAREVLVEAMLARRGAKRRAGLNLPKKHLLALAVVGIGVLAAWLMQGSSTGEVVGPTTAQLPLGQIGQPGVEGVVPAPAVEVVSGGAPAIEFAGASQPLPLPLVGEAQPVIRQPLAQAAGAGSAEEVDEAQGAAGVSVEVSPVSPVSGAPAPSQPAVAAVAPAVVEAPATASVAPAPAPAPAPAVKPKEVPATAGKVEGAAGWYAAQAASRYTLQILGARAESSAQAFVRQHGADYHYFKKLHQGRPLYVVTYGSFVSREAAQAALKALPAKVQAGGPWPRTFASIKQEIASAR
- the gltB gene encoding glutamate synthase large subunit; amino-acid sequence: MKAGLYRPDEFKDNCGFGLIAHMQGEASHHLLQTAIEALTCMTHRGGINADGKTGDGCGLLIQKPDAFLRAVAQEHFAVDLPAQYAVGMVFLNQDPAKAEAARENMNREILAAGLQLIGWRKVPVDTSVLGRLALERLPQIEQVFVGGEGLSDQDFAIKLFSARRRSSVANAADVEHYICSFSHKTIIYKGLMMPADLQQFYPDLGDERLQTAICVFHQRFSTNTLPKWPLAQPFRFLAHNGEINTITGNRNWAQARRTKFANELIGDLDELGPLVNRVGSDSSSMDNMLELMVTGGIDLFRGVRMIIPPAWQNVETMDADLRAFYEFNSMHMEPWDGPAGVVLTDGRHAVCLLDRNGLRPARWVTTKNGYITLASEIGVWDYQPEDVIAKGRVGPGQILAVDTETGQVLTTDDIDNRLKSRHPYKQWLRKHAQRIQATLEDRDHGSAFYDADQLKQYMKMYQVTFEERDQVLRPLGEQGQEAVGSMGDDTPMAVLSQRVRSPYDYFRQQFAQVTNPPIDPLREAIVMSLEVCLGAERNIFSESPEHAARVILSSPVISPAKWRALMTLERPGFERQLIDMNYDETLGLEAAVRNMADQAEEAVRGGKVLLVLTDRHIAPGKLPAHAALVTGAVHHRLVEKGLRCDCNILVETATARDPHHYAVLLGFGASAVYPFLAYEVLGDLIRTGEVLGDLYEVFKHYRKGISKGLLKILSKMGISTMASYRGAQLFEAVGLADEVTELCFRGVASRIKGARFADLEAEQKLLAGEAWNNRKAIQQGGLLKFVYGGEYHAYNPDVVSTLQAAVQQGSYEKYKEYSALVDTRPVSMIRDLLKPKLAEQPLALDEVEPLASIFQRFDSAGISLGALSPEAHEAIAEAMNRLGARSNSGEGGEDPARYGTARSSKIKQVATGRFGVTPEYLVNAEVLQIKVAQGAKPGEGGQLPGGKVNGLIARLRYAVPGVTLISPPPHHDIYSIEDLAQLIFDLKQVNPQALVSVKLVAEAGVGTIAAGVAKAYADLITISGYDGGTGASPLTSIRYAGAPWELGLAETHQTLRGNDLRGKVRVQTDGGLKTGLDVIKAAILGAESFGFGTAPMIALGCKYLRICHLNNCATGVATQNDKLRKDHFIGTVEMVMNFFTYVAEETREWLAKLGVRSLQELIGRTDLLEVLPGETAKQGNLDLSPLLGSAHIPADKPQFCEVEKNPPFDQGLLAEKMVELAKPAIDAASGGEFALDICNCDRSIGARVSGEIARKHGNQGMAKAPITFRFKGTAGQSFGVWNAGGLNLYLQGDANDYVGKGMTGGKLVITPPAGSPFATQDSAIIGNTCLYGATGGKLFAAGTAGERFAVRNSGAHTVVEGTGDHCCEYMTGGFVCVLGKTGYNFGSGMTGGFAYVLDLDNSFYDKVNHELVEIQRINNEAMEAYRSHLQRVLAEYVEETASEWGRTLLENLDDYLRKFWLVKPKAASLKTLLSSTRANPQ
- a CDS encoding FAD-dependent oxidoreductase, with translation MTERLNNDFQFIEVGRKDPKKKLLRQRKKEFVEIYDSFKPAQASEQAHRCLGCGNPYCEWKCPVHNFIPNWLKLVSEGNILAAAELSHQTNTLPEVCGRVCPQDRLCEGACTLNDGFGAVTIGSVEKYITDTAFAMGWRPDMSKVKPTGKRVAVIGAGPAGLGCADVLVRNGVTPVVFDKNPEIGGLLTFGIPEFKLEKTVMSNRREVFSGMGIEFRLNTEVGTDVTMEQLLAEYDAVFMGMGTYTYMKGGFPGEDLPGVYDALDFLIANVNRNLGFEKAPEDFIDMKGKRIVVLGGGDTAMDCNRTSIRQGAKSVTCAYRRDEDNMPGSRKEVKNAKEEGVKFLFNRQPIAIVGEDKVEGVKVVETRLGEPDARGRRSPEPIPGSEEVIPAEAVLIAFGFRPSPAPWFEQFEIQTDSQGRVVAPEKSQFKHQTSNPKIFAGGDMVRGSDLVVTAIFEGRNAAEGILDYLGV